From Kangiella sp. TOML190, one genomic window encodes:
- the gluQRS gene encoding tRNA glutamyl-Q(34) synthetase GluQRS, translating to MTPSKPVIGRFAPSPSGPLHFGSLIAAVGSYLIAKANGGKWLVRIEDIDPPREVAGAADQILRQLEAFGFEWDGEVLYQSTRLDRYEEILNDLKLQDLVYACDCTRKQIFAQREDRIYTNVCADKNLAATKIDDVAWRMRHGKADYSFNDGIQGHCQFDQSIYDEDFIIKRKDGLIAYQLAVVVDDIDQGINQIVRGLDILDSTPRQLRLYEALKATPPDYYHLPLALDKNGDKLCKQHGAKAIEAENASELLIKALEFLGYGVEACSQDSIPQEILLNAIPRV from the coding sequence ATGACTCCAAGTAAACCCGTTATTGGCCGCTTCGCGCCCTCGCCTTCTGGCCCACTCCATTTTGGCTCGCTCATCGCTGCCGTTGGTTCCTATCTAATTGCTAAAGCCAATGGCGGAAAATGGTTAGTGCGGATTGAAGATATAGATCCGCCGCGCGAAGTTGCTGGCGCTGCCGATCAGATTTTACGCCAGCTAGAAGCCTTTGGCTTTGAATGGGATGGCGAAGTGCTTTACCAAAGCACTCGGCTCGACCGCTATGAAGAAATCCTTAACGATTTAAAACTGCAAGATCTGGTTTATGCCTGTGATTGCACTCGTAAACAAATCTTTGCTCAGCGAGAAGATCGAATCTATACCAATGTTTGCGCTGATAAGAATTTAGCAGCGACTAAAATTGATGATGTGGCATGGCGAATGCGTCATGGAAAAGCTGATTACTCTTTTAATGATGGTATTCAAGGCCATTGCCAATTTGATCAATCCATTTACGACGAAGATTTTATTATCAAACGCAAAGATGGCCTTATAGCCTATCAATTAGCGGTAGTAGTCGATGATATTGACCAAGGGATTAACCAAATCGTCCGTGGTCTAGATATTCTTGATTCAACACCGCGTCAATTAAGGCTATATGAAGCTTTAAAGGCAACACCACCTGACTATTATCATCTGCCATTAGCATTGGATAAAAACGGCGATAAACTTTGCAAACAGCATGGTGCAAAAGCTATAGAAGCTGAAAATGCTAGTGAGCTATTGATTAAGGCGTTAGAGTTTTTGGGGTATGGTGTTGAAGCGTGCTCACAGGATTCTATCCCTCAAGAAATATTACTAAATGCTATACCAAGAGTTTAA
- a CDS encoding Spy/CpxP family protein refolding chaperone, with amino-acid sequence MNKLRKVSIAAALLASAGAMSMSAVAGPMHKHHKKMHHKEHLYKKLELTEEQKAQVAANKGQRKAQLQANKARMADLNKQIREVMQQEVLDQGRLRSLLQQEADLKADKLAQKHAAGKEFRAILTDEQRVKLDEMKAHKREKRQKMRALKKEYRNSDKTG; translated from the coding sequence ATGAATAAACTTAGAAAAGTATCGATTGCAGCAGCACTATTAGCATCTGCTGGTGCTATGTCTATGAGTGCGGTTGCTGGTCCTATGCATAAACACCATAAAAAGATGCATCACAAAGAGCATCTTTATAAAAAGCTTGAGTTAACCGAGGAGCAAAAAGCGCAAGTTGCTGCCAATAAAGGGCAGCGCAAGGCACAGCTGCAAGCGAACAAAGCGCGGATGGCTGATCTAAATAAGCAAATCCGTGAAGTGATGCAGCAAGAGGTTTTAGATCAAGGTCGTCTAAGAAGTCTATTACAACAAGAAGCAGACCTGAAAGCGGATAAGCTAGCGCAAAAACATGCCGCTGGGAAAGAGTTCCGTGCCATCTTGACCGATGAGCAGCGAGTAAAGCTTGATGAAATGAAGGCCCATAAGAGGGAAAAACGCCAAAAAATGCGCGCCCTTAAAAAAGAATACCGCAACAGCGATAAAACTGGCTAG
- the panC gene encoding pantoate--beta-alanine ligase, whose protein sequence is MIIVNTIKELQTELTSHRQDGKRIGFVPTMGNLHQGHLSLVEVAKRHSDIVVVSLFVNPTQFGPNEDFDSYPRTLDADCDKLKNQGTDIVFAPATDEVYPKWPNITSVHVAKLGKNHCGASRPGHFDGVTTVVSKLFNMVRPDCAVFGEKDFQQISIIRRMVSDLNFPLDIIGAPIVREANGLAMSSRNGYLSTEEKDHASNIYKTLLWAKSEIENGRHDFRQLETEAKQRLTELGFVPDYFNIANQETLALAQEQDSQLVILLAAFMGKVRLIDNIKIK, encoded by the coding sequence ATGATTATTGTAAACACCATCAAAGAGCTACAAACTGAATTAACTAGCCACCGGCAGGATGGCAAGCGAATTGGTTTTGTGCCGACCATGGGAAATCTGCACCAAGGTCATCTCAGCTTGGTGGAAGTGGCAAAAAGGCATTCTGATATTGTAGTAGTCAGTTTATTCGTCAACCCCACCCAGTTTGGCCCAAACGAAGATTTTGACTCTTATCCAAGAACGCTGGATGCCGATTGTGATAAACTTAAAAACCAAGGTACTGATATCGTATTTGCTCCAGCTACCGACGAAGTCTATCCCAAGTGGCCTAACATCACTTCGGTGCATGTAGCCAAACTCGGCAAAAACCATTGTGGGGCTTCGCGTCCAGGGCATTTTGATGGTGTCACCACCGTTGTTTCAAAGCTGTTTAATATGGTCCGTCCTGATTGCGCGGTGTTTGGTGAAAAAGATTTCCAACAAATTAGCATTATTCGGCGCATGGTTTCCGATCTCAACTTCCCGCTTGACATTATCGGTGCGCCAATCGTACGCGAAGCCAATGGTTTAGCCATGAGCTCGCGCAATGGCTATTTATCTACCGAAGAAAAAGATCACGCCAGCAACATCTATAAAACCCTATTATGGGCAAAGTCTGAGATTGAAAACGGTCGCCACGATTTTCGTCAATTAGAAACCGAAGCCAAGCAAAGACTAACCGAGTTAGGCTTTGTACCCGATTATTTTAATATCGCCAACCAAGAAACTTTAGCGCTGGCGCAAGAGCAGGATTCACAGCTGGTTATTTTATTGGCTGCTTTTATGGGAAAAGTGCGTTTGATTGATAATATAAAAATTAAGTAA
- a CDS encoding DUF1853 family protein has translation MRFHADQQWLLDSPELLALDATSSVQPLLDLLIAKRNFEFEKTHRLGIYFEQLWFNLLTTSSSIESLEQNLQIIIDKQTLGEFDSIIKYQNQIIHCELAVKFYLNIGIGSSLSDWVGPNLKDRFDNKYQRLFQHQLQLSEQPAVKPWLSGKGIIVNEKRLLTRGRLFYPWTSFVEQSFCYPKQVNEQHLKGFWIEYTDLSQLIESTDYHWYQLPRFYWLAEVSNADLNELLPVAFDFEGFSLQKIVAVKDGIEVMRGFVVNQDWLDKAQLRVQAVS, from the coding sequence ATGCGATTTCACGCCGATCAACAATGGTTACTTGATAGCCCTGAATTATTAGCCTTAGATGCGACTAGCAGCGTGCAACCCTTGCTGGATCTATTAATCGCTAAGCGTAACTTTGAATTTGAAAAGACCCATCGACTCGGCATTTATTTTGAACAACTCTGGTTTAATTTGTTAACGACCAGTTCAAGCATTGAAAGCCTCGAGCAAAACCTACAAATTATTATTGATAAACAAACCCTTGGTGAGTTCGATTCTATTATCAAATATCAAAATCAAATTATTCATTGCGAGCTTGCGGTAAAGTTTTATTTAAACATTGGCATAGGATCTTCGCTATCAGATTGGGTTGGCCCTAATCTAAAAGATCGCTTTGATAATAAATATCAACGATTGTTTCAGCATCAGTTGCAACTGTCGGAGCAGCCTGCAGTTAAACCCTGGTTGTCGGGTAAAGGTATTATCGTGAATGAAAAACGGCTGTTAACACGAGGCCGCTTATTTTATCCATGGACAAGCTTTGTCGAGCAAAGTTTTTGCTATCCGAAACAAGTAAATGAACAACACCTGAAAGGCTTTTGGATCGAATATACAGACTTATCCCAATTAATAGAGTCGACCGATTACCATTGGTATCAATTGCCGCGTTTTTATTGGTTAGCCGAAGTATCCAATGCTGATCTTAATGAACTCTTGCCAGTGGCGTTCGATTTTGAGGGTTTTAGCTTACAAAAAATTGTAGCCGTAAAAGATGGAATAGAAGTGATGCGGGGCTTTGTGGTAAATCAAGACTGGTTAGACAAAGCCCAGCTTCGCGTTCAAGCTGTTTCCTAG
- a CDS encoding response regulator transcription factor, translating to MARLLLADDDIELCQLLSEYLGNEGFGIELAHDGASAAKLILNQEFDLMVLDVMLPNLNGFEVLKEVRKESQIPILMLTARGDEIDRIVGLELGADDYIGKPCNPRELTARIRSILRRTENIYQAKNKKLESIHIADVYINPAAREVLQDNATVKLTATEFDILYLLMSQAGQLVDRDQLSESCLGRKLEPYDRSIDMHISNLRRKLGTDDKGDERIKTVRGVGYQYVALDS from the coding sequence ATGGCTCGATTATTGTTAGCCGATGATGACATTGAACTTTGTCAGCTACTTAGCGAATATTTAGGCAACGAAGGCTTCGGCATTGAGCTAGCCCATGATGGCGCCAGCGCTGCTAAATTAATTTTGAATCAAGAATTTGACCTGATGGTACTGGACGTAATGTTACCGAACCTGAACGGTTTTGAAGTGCTTAAAGAAGTACGCAAAGAATCTCAGATCCCGATTTTAATGCTCACCGCCCGTGGCGATGAAATTGACCGGATTGTAGGGTTAGAGCTTGGCGCCGACGATTATATTGGCAAACCCTGCAATCCGCGCGAACTGACAGCCCGAATTCGTTCCATTTTACGGCGCACTGAAAATATTTATCAGGCTAAAAATAAAAAACTTGAATCGATCCATATCGCCGATGTTTATATCAACCCGGCGGCACGCGAAGTGTTACAAGATAATGCCACCGTCAAGCTCACCGCAACTGAGTTTGACATTTTATATCTATTGATGTCGCAAGCTGGACAACTGGTGGATCGCGATCAACTGTCCGAATCTTGCCTTGGCCGTAAGCTAGAGCCTTATGATCGCAGCATTGATATGCACATCAGTAATCTTCGCCGCAAACTGGGAACCGATGACAAAGGTGATGAGCGGATTAAAACAGTTCGAGGAGTTGGCTACCAATATGTTGCCCTCGATTCGTAG
- the pcnB gene encoding polynucleotide adenylyltransferase PcnB has protein sequence MTNPNQSIIPRDQHSVSRDFISDNALKVLYRLHKGGYQAFLVGGGVRDILLGLRPKDFDIATDATPEQVKKLFRNCRIIGRRFRLAHILYGRDIIEVATFRAHCDDNIEQGADGMIVRDNVYGTVEEDAIRRDFTVNALYYNIADFSIHDYCGGLADLEKRQLKMIGDPVERYREDPVRMLRAVRLGCKLNLTIEQQTAKPIAELAQLLEGVPAARLWEEYKKMFLSGKGQRTFNQLKHFGLLPYLFPQTSKAMAENDDFAELVTIALENTDSRLRDDKTVNPAFLQAVMLWQPLLDKTEKLVAKGMGFNDAFYKSMNPVINQQSQTVSVMRRYAGVIQDIWALQIRLKTNYGKRVWSLLEHPRFRAAYDFLLLRAEIDPSHQRLADWWTEFQEASREQRLKMLAKSKSKGSKRRPRKRKSRANH, from the coding sequence ATGACTAATCCAAACCAAAGTATTATCCCACGCGATCAGCATAGCGTTTCTCGCGATTTTATTAGCGACAATGCGCTGAAGGTTTTGTATCGCCTGCATAAAGGTGGCTATCAAGCCTTTTTAGTGGGCGGCGGTGTGCGTGATATTTTGTTGGGTTTGCGACCAAAAGATTTCGATATTGCAACCGATGCGACGCCAGAGCAGGTAAAAAAACTATTTCGTAACTGCCGCATTATTGGCCGTCGTTTTCGCTTGGCCCATATTTTGTATGGTCGCGATATTATCGAAGTTGCCACTTTCCGCGCCCATTGTGACGATAATATTGAACAAGGTGCCGATGGCATGATAGTGCGGGATAATGTGTATGGCACTGTTGAAGAAGACGCCATTCGTCGCGACTTCACGGTTAATGCGCTCTACTACAATATTGCCGACTTTAGTATCCACGATTATTGCGGCGGCCTTGCGGATTTGGAAAAGCGGCAATTGAAAATGATTGGCGATCCTGTCGAGCGTTATCGAGAAGATCCGGTGCGCATGCTAAGAGCGGTTCGTTTAGGTTGTAAATTAAACCTGACTATCGAGCAACAAACTGCTAAACCGATTGCCGAATTAGCTCAGCTTTTAGAAGGCGTTCCAGCGGCGCGCTTGTGGGAAGAATATAAAAAAATGTTCCTCTCTGGCAAAGGCCAGCGCACTTTTAACCAGCTTAAGCATTTCGGCTTGCTGCCCTATTTATTTCCGCAAACCAGCAAAGCTATGGCAGAAAACGATGACTTTGCCGAATTGGTCACCATTGCTTTAGAAAATACCGACAGCCGTCTACGCGACGATAAAACCGTCAATCCAGCTTTTTTACAAGCTGTAATGCTATGGCAACCGCTACTCGATAAAACCGAAAAGCTGGTCGCAAAAGGCATGGGCTTTAACGATGCTTTTTACAAAAGTATGAATCCGGTAATTAACCAGCAAAGCCAAACGGTTTCGGTGATGCGCCGCTATGCTGGAGTCATTCAAGATATATGGGCGCTGCAAATTCGCCTGAAAACCAATTATGGTAAGCGAGTTTGGAGCCTTTTGGAACATCCGCGTTTTCGCGCCGCCTATGATTTTTTGTTGTTGCGAGCCGAAATCGACCCAAGCCACCAGCGACTGGCAGATTGGTGGACCGAGTTTCAGGAAGCCAGCCGCGAGCAGCGTCTAAAAATGCTGGCAAAAAGTAAGTCAAAAGGCTCGAAACGCCGTCCGCGCAAACGCAAAAGTCGAGCAAATCATTAA
- the folK gene encoding 2-amino-4-hydroxy-6-hydroxymethyldihydropteridine diphosphokinase: MASDMHIAYIGLGSNLDNPIQQVTRALLELDQLSNSYLLAYSSLYQSKAMTLDDHSADLDELQLDYINAVAKLATALEPLQLLDMLQAIENAHERVRKKRWGARTLDLDILLYDHTIITSDESDNRLIVPHYGLPARDFVLLPLAEISPNLVLPDGSELAALIHNCEQSYLKQLDLQQLD; the protein is encoded by the coding sequence ATGGCAAGCGACATGCATATCGCTTATATCGGACTTGGCTCTAATCTTGATAACCCCATCCAACAAGTCACAAGGGCTTTATTGGAACTCGATCAACTTAGCAATTCTTATTTGTTGGCTTATTCCAGCTTGTATCAATCTAAAGCCATGACTTTGGATGATCATTCTGCGGACCTTGATGAGCTGCAACTGGATTATATTAATGCAGTCGCTAAATTAGCGACTGCGCTAGAACCCTTGCAATTACTGGATATGCTGCAAGCTATTGAAAATGCACATGAAAGGGTCCGTAAAAAACGTTGGGGCGCACGCACATTAGATTTGGATATCTTGCTCTACGATCATACAATCATCACTAGTGACGAGTCTGACAACCGATTGATAGTGCCACATTATGGGCTGCCAGCACGTGATTTTGTATTGTTACCTTTGGCTGAAATCAGTCCTAATTTGGTATTGCCCGACGGTAGCGAGCTAGCGGCGCTTATACACAATTGTGAGCAGTCGTATTTAAAACAACTCGATTTACAACAATTAGATTAA
- a CDS encoding GIY-YIG nuclease family protein — MSYSYYVYALKDPRTNPAQIFYIGKGTGSRSSDHITQIDNTQKGMFIQEILNEGHQVIISTLVNNLTESQALKIESELIASFGTVNTGGCLYNTVIPKGLDRKIQKNINVPNGILEKAQIGLNLLKDSIEELSKTNPTGITNSDAAHYLGLQSDNEGKQKDYLTYSILGILLKENRVISIKKGNKRKYQHISHHN; from the coding sequence TTGAGTTATTCTTACTACGTTTATGCACTAAAAGATCCTAGAACAAACCCAGCACAGATATTTTATATTGGCAAAGGCACTGGTAGCCGCTCATCTGATCACATTACACAAATAGATAACACTCAAAAAGGAATGTTTATACAAGAAATTTTAAATGAAGGTCATCAAGTTATAATCTCAACATTAGTGAATAACTTAACTGAGAGCCAAGCTCTAAAGATTGAGTCAGAGTTGATAGCAAGTTTTGGCACAGTCAATACAGGTGGTTGCTTATATAATACTGTTATCCCTAAAGGGCTAGACCGTAAAATCCAAAAAAATATAAATGTACCTAACGGCATATTGGAAAAAGCCCAAATAGGACTAAATCTTTTAAAAGACAGTATAGAAGAGCTTTCAAAAACCAACCCTACAGGTATTACCAATTCAGATGCAGCACACTACTTAGGTTTGCAAAGTGATAATGAAGGCAAACAAAAAGATTATTTGACTTATAGTATCCTAGGAATACTATTAAAAGAAAATCGAGTGATTAGTATTAAAAAAGGTAACAAAAGAAAGTATCAGCATATAAGTCATCATAATTAA
- the acs gene encoding acetate--CoA ligase codes for MSASKTYPIRTIPAHKPHIDEETYQRMYQQSIENPERFWTRMANEFVEWFEPWHTLSDIDYHKAKIKWFEGAKLNVSYNCIDRHLTDKAEQTAIIWEGDEPDQQKYISYQELHDEVCRFANALKSLGVTKGDRVCIYMPMIPEVAYAMLACARIGAVHSVVFGGFSPEALKTRILDSDCQVIITADEGIRGGKKIPLKANTDQALEDCPNVHTVMVVKHTNKTTSWFGNRDVDYNQLRLEMETDCPPEIMDAEDPLFILYTSGSTGKPKGVLHTSGGYILYAAMTHKYVFDYHEGDIYWCTADAGWITGHSYIFYGPLANGATTLMFEGVPNYPNASRFWDVVDKHKVNIFYTAPTAIRALMALGDEPVKSTSRQSLRVLGTVGEPINPEAWEWYDKVVGEQRCPIVDTWWQTETGGILISPLPGATPLKPGSATKPFFGVQPAILDKDGKEVLDDEHGEASGSLVMKVSWPGQMRGVYGDQQRFFDTYFSQFAGYYFTGDGARRDADGFYWITGRMDDVLNVSGHRLGTAEIESALVLHPAVAEAAVVGYPHEIKGQGIYAYVTPMTGTTMSDELMAELIAYVAKEIGPIAKPDKIQWAPGLPKTRSGKIMRRILRKIAENELENLGDTSTLAEPSVVEELITNRL; via the coding sequence ATGTCTGCAAGTAAAACCTATCCAATTCGCACCATTCCAGCACATAAGCCGCACATTGATGAAGAAACTTATCAGCGGATGTATCAACAATCCATCGAGAATCCGGAGCGTTTTTGGACTCGCATGGCGAATGAGTTTGTGGAATGGTTTGAACCTTGGCATACGCTCTCGGATATTGATTATCACAAAGCTAAAATTAAATGGTTCGAAGGCGCCAAGCTTAATGTGAGTTACAACTGTATTGATCGTCATTTAACTGATAAAGCCGAACAAACGGCCATTATTTGGGAAGGCGATGAACCTGATCAGCAAAAATATATTTCCTATCAAGAACTTCACGATGAAGTTTGTCGTTTCGCTAACGCCTTAAAATCTCTTGGGGTTACAAAAGGCGATCGGGTGTGTATATATATGCCGATGATCCCCGAAGTAGCTTATGCCATGTTAGCTTGCGCGCGCATTGGCGCTGTTCATTCGGTGGTCTTTGGCGGTTTTTCGCCTGAAGCTTTAAAAACCCGAATTTTGGACAGTGATTGCCAAGTGATCATCACGGCCGACGAAGGTATTCGCGGTGGCAAGAAAATTCCTTTAAAAGCTAATACCGACCAAGCACTTGAAGACTGCCCCAACGTACATACGGTGATGGTAGTGAAGCACACCAATAAAACTACCAGCTGGTTTGGTAATCGGGATGTGGATTATAACCAGCTTAGACTGGAAATGGAGACTGATTGCCCGCCGGAAATTATGGATGCCGAAGATCCCTTATTTATTCTCTATACTTCTGGCTCTACCGGTAAGCCCAAAGGTGTCTTACACACTTCTGGCGGTTATATTTTATATGCTGCCATGACCCATAAATACGTGTTTGATTATCATGAAGGCGATATTTATTGGTGTACCGCGGATGCCGGTTGGATCACCGGCCACTCCTATATTTTTTATGGCCCACTTGCCAATGGCGCTACAACGCTAATGTTCGAAGGTGTGCCCAATTATCCTAATGCTTCGCGTTTTTGGGATGTCGTGGATAAACATAAGGTTAATATTTTTTATACCGCGCCAACCGCTATTCGCGCTTTAATGGCGCTCGGCGATGAGCCAGTAAAATCGACTTCGCGCCAGTCCTTGCGCGTTTTGGGAACCGTTGGCGAGCCGATTAATCCTGAAGCTTGGGAGTGGTACGATAAAGTGGTAGGCGAGCAGCGTTGTCCGATTGTCGATACTTGGTGGCAAACCGAAACCGGTGGTATTTTAATCTCACCGTTACCGGGCGCAACGCCACTTAAGCCAGGGTCAGCAACCAAACCGTTTTTTGGGGTGCAACCTGCGATCTTGGATAAAGACGGTAAAGAGGTACTTGACGACGAGCATGGCGAAGCCAGCGGTAGTTTAGTGATGAAAGTCTCTTGGCCCGGGCAAATGCGTGGAGTTTATGGTGATCAGCAGCGCTTCTTCGACACCTATTTCTCGCAGTTTGCAGGCTACTATTTTACAGGCGATGGCGCGCGCCGTGATGCCGATGGTTTTTACTGGATCACTGGCCGCATGGATGATGTGCTGAATGTTTCTGGGCATCGCCTCGGCACTGCCGAGATCGAAAGTGCTTTAGTGTTGCATCCGGCAGTGGCCGAAGCCGCCGTTGTCGGTTATCCGCACGAGATCAAAGGCCAAGGGATCTATGCTTATGTCACCCCCATGACGGGCACAACAATGTCTGATGAGCTTATGGCGGAATTAATTGCGTATGTTGCTAAAGAAATTGGCCCTATTGCTAAGCCCGATAAAATTCAATGGGCGCCTGGTTTGCCAAAGACCCGTTCAGGCAAAATTATGCGGCGTATTCTACGCAAGATTGCCGAGAACGAATTGGAGAATCTAGGCGATACCTCGACTCTTGCGGAACCGTCGGTAGTTGAAGAATTAATTACTAATCGACTCTAG
- a CDS encoding deoxynucleoside kinase translates to MSADHQNSNQANPIPHRFIAVEGPIGVGKTTLAKKLAEVLGSELILEQAEENPFLERFYQDPKTGALPTQLYFLFQRVRQLQEVRQSDMFSPVRVADYLIEKDRLFARSTLDADELRLYEQVYDNLTIDSPKPDLTIYLQASVDVLNNRIRKRGRTIESPITKDYLKKICDAYTDFFYYYDESPLLIVNASGLDLVENENDFSLLLEQIAKTTRGKNYFNPHPA, encoded by the coding sequence GTGAGCGCAGATCATCAAAACTCAAATCAAGCTAACCCAATTCCACACCGCTTTATCGCAGTCGAGGGGCCTATCGGCGTGGGAAAAACCACGCTGGCAAAAAAACTGGCGGAAGTGTTAGGTAGTGAACTGATTTTAGAACAAGCTGAAGAAAATCCTTTTTTAGAACGGTTTTATCAAGATCCCAAAACTGGGGCACTGCCAACTCAGCTGTACTTTTTATTCCAACGAGTGCGCCAGTTGCAAGAGGTGCGCCAGTCGGATATGTTCAGCCCAGTTCGAGTGGCTGATTATCTGATTGAAAAAGATCGCTTGTTCGCCCGCTCGACGCTCGACGCTGACGAGTTGCGATTATACGAGCAGGTGTATGATAATTTAACCATCGATTCGCCGAAACCGGATCTCACTATTTACCTGCAAGCTTCTGTTGATGTTCTCAACAACCGTATTCGCAAACGCGGTCGCACCATTGAATCGCCAATCACTAAAGATTATTTGAAAAAGATCTGCGATGCCTATACTGATTTCTTTTACTATTACGATGAATCGCCATTACTTATCGTCAATGCTTCAGGCTTGGACTTGGTGGAAAATGAAAACGATTTTAGTTTATTGTTAGAGCAGATCGCGAAAACTACTCGTGGTAAAAACTACTTTAATCCGCATCCGGCTTAA
- the panB gene encoding 3-methyl-2-oxobutanoate hydroxymethyltransferase has translation MKKITISHLEKLKKQGEKFSCLTAYDATFSEVISEAGVEMILVGDSLGNVIQGQETTVPVTLEDMEYHIACVANASPNCLIMGDLPYMTYSTPEQAYDTAAAIMQAGAQMVKLEGGEWLYATIAGLTERGIPVCAHLGLTPQSVDALGGFKVQGRDDKTASKMLLDAKALQKAGARMLVLECVPSKLAKLISESLSIPVMGIGAGVDVDGQVLVLHDMLGISPFQVKFVRNFMAEANGSIQDAIALYHNEVKEQNFPAEEHSFE, from the coding sequence ATGAAAAAGATCACCATTAGCCATCTTGAAAAACTAAAAAAACAAGGTGAAAAATTTTCTTGTCTCACGGCTTATGACGCTACCTTTTCGGAGGTGATCTCCGAGGCAGGGGTTGAGATGATTCTGGTTGGCGATTCACTAGGCAATGTTATTCAAGGCCAAGAAACTACGGTTCCCGTGACCCTAGAAGATATGGAGTACCATATTGCTTGCGTGGCTAATGCCAGCCCAAATTGCTTGATTATGGGCGATTTGCCTTACATGACCTATTCCACGCCGGAACAGGCTTACGATACCGCTGCGGCGATTATGCAGGCAGGCGCGCAAATGGTAAAACTCGAAGGTGGTGAGTGGCTTTACGCAACCATTGCCGGCCTAACCGAGCGAGGTATCCCAGTCTGTGCTCATTTAGGTTTAACCCCTCAGTCAGTTGATGCCTTAGGCGGTTTTAAGGTGCAAGGGCGCGATGATAAAACCGCCTCGAAAATGTTGCTGGATGCCAAGGCGTTACAAAAAGCTGGCGCTCGCATGTTAGTGCTCGAATGTGTGCCGAGCAAGCTGGCAAAACTAATTAGTGAGTCCTTAAGCATTCCGGTTATGGGGATTGGCGCTGGGGTTGATGTGGACGGTCAGGTGCTGGTGCTACACGATATGCTCGGCATTTCACCTTTTCAGGTGAAATTTGTGCGCAACTTTATGGCCGAAGCTAATGGCTCAATTCAAGATGCCATTGCCTTGTATCATAACGAAGTTAAAGAGCAGAATTTTCCAGCAGAAGAGCATAGTTTCGAGTAA